A window of Zingiber officinale cultivar Zhangliang chromosome 5A, Zo_v1.1, whole genome shotgun sequence contains these coding sequences:
- the LOC121981909 gene encoding indole-3-pyruvate monooxygenase YUCCA2-like — MDGYWREVECKKVHDPLFYPNFHDSEDSGSPQGLCTSWKEPLFVPGPIIVGGGPSGLAVAACLNAKGIPSVVLERAHCIASLWQLKTYDRLRLHLPKKHCELPLTPFPSWFPTYPTKHQFVSYLEAYAREHGVRPRFNETVVAAEYDPVLGFWRVRTTKGSAERREYLCRWLVAATGENAEAVVPALEGAADFGGPIVHTSAYKSGDAFRGKRVLVVGCGNSGMEVCLDLCNHNAKPTIVVRDSVHVLPREMLGRSTFGLAMWLLKWLPLWMVDGLLLLLARLMLGNTAKFGLRRPQLGPLRLKSLSGKTPVLDVGTLVLIKSKHIKVRPAGIKKLMKHRAEFVDGTTEEFDAVILATGYKSNVPCWLKEKDGLGSGWKGKTREGLYAVGFSKRGLLGSSLDANRIAGDIEERWKSELEKIK, encoded by the exons ATGGATGGATATTGGAGGGAGGTTGAATGCAAGAAAGTGCATGATCCATTGTTCTATCCAAATTTCCATGATTCGGAGGACTCCGGATCGCCGCAGGGTCTCTGTACTTCCTGGAAGGAGCCATTATTCGTTCCGGGGCCGATCATCGTCGGCGGCGGGCCGTCGGGGCTGGCCGTGGCCGCTTGTCTCAATGCGAAGGGCATCCCGAGCGTTGTCCTGGAGCGAGCCCACTGCATCGCCTCGCTGTGGCAGCTCAAAACATACGACCGGCTCCGCCTCCACCTACCCAAGAAGCATTGCGAGTTGCCCCTGACGCCCTTCCCCTCCTGGTTCCCCACCTACCCGACCAAGCACCAGTTCGTGTCCTACCTCGAGGCCTACGCGCGGGAGCACGGCGTCCGTCCGCGCTTCAACGAGACGGTGGTCGCCGCCGAGTACGACCCGGTGCTCGGCTTCTGGCGGGTGCGCACGACGAAGGGATCGGCGGAGAGGCGGGAGTACTTGTGCCGGTGGCTGGTGGCGGCTACTGGCGAGAACGCCGAGGCGGTGGTGCCGGCGTTGGAGGGAGCGGCGGACTTCGGCGGGCCCATCGTGCACACCAGCGCGTACAAGAGCGGCGACGCGTTCCGCGGCAAGAGAGTCCTCGTCGTGGGGTGCGGCAACTCGGGCATGGAGGTGTGCTTGGACCTCTGCAACCACAACGCCAAACCTACCATCGTCGTAAGAGACTCG GTGCACGTCTTGCCCCGGGAGATGCTCGGCCGCTCCACTTTCGGGCTGGCCATGTGGCTTCTCAAGTGGCTTCCATTGTGGATGGTGGACGGACTGTTGCTGCTCCTCGCTCGGCTCATGCTCGGGAACACAGCCAAGTTTGGCCTGCGACGGCCGCAGCTCGGCCCGCTTCGCCTCAAGTCGCTCTCCGGCAAGACCCCTGTCCTCGACGTTGGCACGCTCGTCCTCATCAAATCTAAACACATAAAG GTGAGGCCAGCTGGCATAAAGAAGCTCATGAAACACAGGGCCGAGTTCGTCGACGGTACGACGGAGGAATTCGATGCGGTCATCTTAGCGACAGGTTATAAAAGCAACGTACCGTGTTGGCTCAAG GAGAAGGACGGGTTGGGCAGTGGGTGGAAAGGGAAGACTAGAGAAGGGCTTTACGCTGTTGGATTCAGCAAACGGGGGCTTTTGGGTTCCTCGCTGGACGCAAACAGGATTGCTGGAGATATTGAGGAACGCTGGAAATCTGAATTGGAGAAGATAAAGTGA